The Streptobacillus ratti genome includes a region encoding these proteins:
- a CDS encoding MupG family TIM beta-alpha barrel fold protein, translating to MKIGFSIYLSTELEKNKDIILKAKKYGSEFVFTSLNVQEEDVDKEKQINEIIELCLENDLKLIVDINGNSKNILKTNKNVYYRIDDGYTLDEIIDFSKNNKVVLNSSVLSEKDLEYMKSKKVDFTNILSLHNFYPKKYTGISLEFLKEQNRKYSNYGILNMAFISGDEKRGPVFEGLPTLEEHRNKRILTSALELFNNDTDVVLVGDIDLKEENWKELEYLTKGIIPLRISKKVLINKIFEDRIDSSDYVVRNMVHDRKEFEKYIFENINRDELISGEEIEIGDVLVSNEMYKRYSGELEIALKKLGIDEKRDKLTKIICEDLELLKYIKKYKKFVFI from the coding sequence ATGAAAATAGGATTTTCAATATACTTGAGTACAGAACTAGAAAAAAATAAGGATATTATTTTAAAAGCTAAAAAATATGGTTCAGAGTTTGTATTTACATCTTTAAATGTTCAAGAGGAAGATGTTGATAAGGAAAAACAAATTAATGAAATTATTGAATTATGTTTGGAAAATGATTTAAAGTTAATAGTAGATATTAATGGAAATAGTAAAAATATTCTTAAGACAAATAAAAATGTATATTATAGGATAGATGATGGATATACATTAGATGAAATTATAGATTTTAGTAAAAATAATAAAGTTGTATTAAATTCAAGTGTTTTAAGTGAGAAAGATTTAGAGTATATGAAATCAAAAAAAGTTGATTTTACTAATATTTTAAGTTTACATAATTTTTATCCTAAAAAATATACTGGAATATCTTTAGAATTTTTGAAAGAACAAAATAGAAAATATTCTAATTATGGAATATTAAATATGGCATTTATTTCTGGAGATGAAAAAAGAGGACCAGTTTTTGAAGGGTTACCAACTTTAGAGGAGCATAGAAATAAAAGGATATTAACTTCAGCATTAGAATTATTTAATAATGATACAGATGTTGTTTTAGTTGGTGATATTGATTTAAAAGAAGAAAATTGGAAAGAATTAGAATATTTAACAAAGGGAATAATTCCACTTAGAATTTCAAAAAAAGTTTTAATTAATAAGATTTTTGAAGATAGAATAGATTCATCAGATTATGTAGTTAGAAATATGGTTCACGATAGAAAAGAATTTGAAAAATATATTTTTGAAAATATAAATAGAGATGAATTAATTAGTGGAGAAGAAATAGAAATTGGAGATGTATTAGTTAGTAATGAAATGTATAAAAGATATTCAGGGGAATTAGAGATAGCTTTAAAAAAATTGGGTATCGATGAAAAAAGGGATAAACTTACTAAAATTATTTGTGAAGATTTAGAGCTTTTAAAATATATTAAAAAGTATAAAAAGTTTGTATTTATATAG
- a CDS encoding YiiX/YebB-like N1pC/P60 family cysteine hydrolase, with product MKKILLIIAIFFSFNVYSYNFNDYHWYTFKYVNRNIQKLKPFDIIVLNKGKEITQQFGHLFILNKDKKLVEIKGLDDYFSDSPIYSFSHIDNRKITVLRYKKMNKELEEEIEKILPKYYNKKYHIFVGNDPDNLYTYCSNFVYNIFLEASKNLKIDEIELVKNKYPILPFNFLDSKELENIYLGEE from the coding sequence ATGAAAAAAATATTATTGATTATTGCGATATTTTTCTCATTTAATGTTTATTCATATAATTTTAATGATTATCATTGGTATACATTTAAATATGTCAATAGAAATATACAAAAATTAAAACCATTTGATATTATAGTGCTAAATAAAGGAAAAGAAATTACTCAACAATTTGGACATTTATTTATACTTAATAAAGATAAAAAATTAGTTGAAATTAAAGGACTTGATGACTATTTTTCAGATAGTCCTATATATTCATTTTCACATATAGATAATAGAAAAATTACTGTTTTAAGGTATAAAAAGATGAATAAGGAACTTGAAGAAGAAATTGAAAAAATACTTCCAAAGTACTATAATAAAAAATATCATATTTTTGTAGGTAATGATCCAGATAATCTATATACCTACTGTTCAAATTTTGTATATAACATATTTCTTGAGGCAAGTAAAAATTTAAAAATCGATGAAATTGAATTAGTTAAAAACAAATACCCTATACTACCTTTTAATTTTTTAGATAGTAAAGAGTTAGAAAATATATATTTGGGAGAAGAATAA
- the eno gene encoding phosphopyruvate hydratase, with protein MTIIENVYAREILDSRGNPTVEVEVYLEGGAMGRASVPSGASTGIHEAVELRDEDKSRYLGKGVLKAVENVNDIIAEAVIGMDALDQVAIDKLMIDLDGTPNKGKLGANAILGVSLAVAKAAANQLGLPLYRYLGGVNAKELPVPMMNILNGGSHADSAVDVQEFMVQPVGAKTYREALRMGAEIFHHLGKLLKANGDSTNVGNEGGYAPAKINGTEGALDIISEAVKAAGYELGKDITFALDAASSEFYNSETGKYVFKREGGVERTSEEMVAWYEMLCNKYPIVSIEDGLAEDDWDGFKLMTEKLGSKIQIVGDDLFVTNTKRLEEGIKKGIANSILIKLNQIGTLTETLDAIEMAKKAGYTAVVSHRSGETEDDTIADVAVATNAGQIKTGSASRTDRIAKYNQLLRIEDDLAGEALYKGLDSLYTIKR; from the coding sequence ATGACAATAATTGAAAATGTTTATGCAAGAGAAATCCTTGACTCAAGAGGTAATCCTACAGTTGAAGTAGAAGTTTACTTAGAGGGTGGAGCTATGGGAAGAGCTTCTGTACCATCAGGAGCATCTACAGGTATACATGAAGCTGTAGAATTAAGAGATGAGGATAAATCAAGATACTTAGGAAAAGGTGTTTTAAAAGCAGTTGAAAACGTAAATGATATTATAGCAGAAGCTGTAATTGGTATGGACGCATTAGACCAAGTTGCTATAGATAAATTAATGATAGATTTAGATGGAACACCAAATAAAGGTAAATTAGGAGCAAATGCAATACTTGGAGTATCTTTAGCAGTAGCTAAAGCAGCAGCAAATCAATTAGGGTTACCTTTATATAGATATTTAGGAGGAGTTAATGCTAAAGAATTACCTGTTCCTATGATGAACATTTTAAACGGTGGATCACATGCTGATTCAGCAGTTGATGTTCAAGAGTTTATGGTACAACCAGTTGGAGCTAAAACTTATAGAGAAGCATTAAGAATGGGTGCTGAAATTTTCCATCATTTAGGAAAATTATTAAAAGCTAACGGAGATTCTACTAATGTAGGAAATGAAGGTGGATATGCACCAGCTAAAATTAATGGAACTGAAGGAGCTTTAGATATAATTTCAGAAGCTGTTAAAGCTGCTGGATATGAATTAGGTAAAGATATTACTTTCGCTTTAGATGCTGCTTCATCAGAATTCTATAATTCAGAAACTGGAAAATATGTATTCAAAAGAGAAGGTGGAGTTGAAAGAACTTCAGAAGAAATGGTAGCATGGTATGAAATGTTATGTAACAAATATCCAATAGTTTCAATTGAAGATGGATTAGCAGAAGATGATTGGGACGGATTTAAATTAATGACTGAAAAATTAGGAAGCAAAATACAAATAGTTGGAGATGACTTATTTGTTACAAATACTAAGAGATTAGAAGAAGGAATTAAAAAAGGAATTGCTAACTCTATCTTAATTAAATTAAATCAAATTGGAACATTAACTGAAACATTAGATGCAATTGAAATGGCTAAAAAAGCTGGATATACAGCAGTTGTTTCACATAGATCAGGAGAAACAGAAGATGATACAATAGCTGATGTTGCTGTAGCAACAAATGCTGGACAAATTAAAACTGGATCAGCTTCAAGAACTGATAGAATTGCTAAATATAATCAATTATTAAGAATAGAAGATGATTTAGCTGGAGAAGCTTTATATAAAGGATTAGATTCATTATATACAATCAAAAGATAG
- a CDS encoding ATP-dependent helicase — protein sequence MNELSILDNLNTQQKQAAKLVEGQTLILAGAGSGKTRTLTFKIAYMIKEKNINPRNILALTFTNKAAKEMKERVETLVGDNNDVLISTFHSFAVRLLRTYSERIGYTTNFNIYDNNDQKSIIKKILKIQGLDKKYKESQIISKISRLKELGLNYTNLGQELDMNLPFNREFKEIFREYQEKLERSNAMDFSDLLVNAKALLDDEYVLDKIQNRYMYILIDEYQDTNEIQYQIVKKIAKKYMNICVVGDEDQSIYAFRGANIRNILNFEKDYPNANTIKLEQNYRSTQTILDAANSVIRNNKSSKGKKLWSDNNKGEKIGIYTAINVEDEANFISDKINELKIRKDKKYKDFTVLYRTNAQSRAIEESLMQNKIPYKIYGGLRFFDRKEIKDLLSYLLLINNTKDDLSFERVINFPKRSIGPKTIEVLAHIASKNQTSLFDAILQIENEISSSAKSKLLSFRSLIDKYVTAKEDMTTSEILNDLMDDIDYNSALETYDNKENREENIQELVNSIITIEEETGFLSLPEYLENVALNSPSDNLVEEENFVKLMTIHASKGLEFNTVFLVGVEEGLFPNDDSNFVSDELEEERRIFYVAVTRAEEDLYISHSLERKTWGSMTNYFVKPSRFIGEIQKELKMEIFNPNNRKPKFDNDNEVVRFVNPNKKSIENFNPFKFINNSKTITPKVDTSFKIGEKVKHSEYGQGIIKEITPKSITVNFSIGSKKIALKFAETFLERIE from the coding sequence ATGAATGAATTGAGTATCTTAGATAACTTAAATACACAGCAAAAACAAGCTGCAAAGTTAGTTGAGGGACAAACCTTAATACTAGCTGGTGCAGGAAGTGGAAAAACAAGAACACTAACATTTAAAATTGCATATATGATAAAAGAAAAAAATATTAACCCTAGAAATATTCTAGCATTAACATTTACAAATAAGGCTGCAAAAGAAATGAAAGAAAGAGTTGAAACATTAGTTGGAGATAATAATGATGTATTAATCTCTACTTTTCACTCTTTTGCTGTAAGATTATTAAGAACTTATTCTGAAAGAATAGGATATACAACTAATTTTAATATTTATGATAATAATGATCAAAAATCTATAATAAAAAAGATTTTAAAAATCCAAGGACTTGATAAAAAATATAAGGAAAGTCAAATTATTTCAAAAATAAGTAGACTTAAAGAATTAGGTTTAAACTATACTAATCTTGGACAAGAATTAGATATGAACTTACCTTTCAACAGAGAATTTAAAGAAATATTTAGAGAATATCAAGAAAAACTTGAAAGAAGTAATGCAATGGATTTTTCTGATTTATTAGTTAATGCAAAAGCTTTACTTGATGATGAATATGTTTTAGATAAAATACAAAATAGATATATGTATATATTAATTGATGAGTATCAAGATACTAATGAAATACAATATCAAATTGTTAAAAAAATTGCAAAAAAATATATGAATATATGTGTAGTTGGAGATGAAGATCAAAGTATTTATGCCTTTAGAGGAGCTAATATACGTAATATATTAAATTTTGAAAAAGATTATCCAAATGCAAATACTATTAAACTTGAACAAAACTATAGGTCAACTCAAACTATATTAGATGCTGCTAATTCTGTAATAAGAAATAACAAATCTTCTAAGGGTAAAAAATTATGGTCAGATAATAATAAGGGAGAAAAGATTGGTATTTATACTGCTATAAATGTTGAAGATGAAGCAAACTTTATATCTGATAAAATAAATGAATTAAAAATTAGAAAAGATAAAAAATACAAAGATTTTACAGTGCTTTATAGAACAAATGCTCAATCAAGGGCAATAGAAGAAAGCCTTATGCAAAACAAAATACCATATAAAATATATGGTGGATTAAGATTCTTTGACAGAAAAGAAATTAAAGATTTACTTTCATATTTATTATTAATAAATAATACTAAAGATGATTTAAGTTTTGAAAGAGTAATAAATTTTCCTAAAAGATCTATAGGACCTAAAACTATAGAAGTTTTAGCTCATATTGCTTCAAAAAATCAAACATCACTTTTTGATGCAATATTACAAATAGAAAATGAAATTTCAAGTAGTGCTAAAAGTAAGCTTTTATCTTTCAGGAGTTTAATAGATAAATATGTTACAGCTAAAGAAGATATGACAACTTCTGAGATATTAAATGATTTAATGGATGATATAGACTATAACTCAGCACTTGAAACATATGATAATAAGGAAAATAGAGAAGAAAATATACAAGAATTGGTAAATTCAATAATTACAATAGAGGAAGAAACAGGATTTTTATCATTACCAGAATATTTAGAAAATGTAGCATTAAATTCTCCCTCAGATAATTTAGTTGAAGAGGAAAATTTTGTTAAATTAATGACTATACATGCTTCAAAAGGACTTGAATTTAACACAGTATTTTTAGTAGGTGTTGAAGAGGGCTTATTCCCTAATGATGATAGTAACTTTGTAAGTGATGAACTTGAAGAAGAAAGAAGAATATTCTATGTAGCTGTTACTCGTGCCGAAGAAGATTTATATATCTCTCATTCTCTTGAAAGAAAAACATGGGGGTCTATGACTAACTATTTTGTTAAACCATCAAGATTTATAGGAGAAATACAAAAAGAACTTAAAATGGAAATATTTAATCCAAATAACAGAAAACCTAAATTTGATAATGATAATGAAGTAGTAAGATTTGTTAATCCAAATAAAAAATCTATAGAAAACTTTAACCCATTTAAATTTATCAATAATTCTAAAACGATAACTCCTAAAGTGGATACATCATTTAAAATTGGAGAAAAAGTTAAACATAGTGAATATGGTCAAGGTATAATTAAAGAGATTACACCTAAATCAATAACAGTTAATTTTTCTATAGGCTCAAAAAAAATTGCTCTTAAATTTGCAGAAACATTTTTAGAAAGGATAGAATAA
- a CDS encoding MurR/RpiR family transcriptional regulator, with protein MSILVKLRENNDFTSSEKDIAKYLMNNYKSIRNTDARRIAKETFTSVSAVTRTCKKLGLRGFQEFKLAMIEELANLEQSRLVFENADIERNNDTRMIIEKLSKLSINSLQETKLLQDPSIIDKVVDLIRKKRVIDFYGIGASHIVCLDAQYKFMRIGKVCNAFGPFDLQYIQAVNSTEDNLAIVISYSGMTEDIIKISEVLRNRGIETISITMYGSNEVASRANHNLYVTSRESLKRSAAIYSRISMLNLIDVIYLKYSNMNFDEVSIKINETKINKIK; from the coding sequence ATGAGTATACTAGTTAAACTTAGAGAAAATAATGATTTTACATCTAGTGAAAAAGATATAGCTAAATATTTAATGAATAATTACAAAAGTATAAGAAATACTGATGCTAGAAGAATTGCTAAGGAAACATTTACTAGTGTTTCAGCAGTTACTAGAACTTGTAAAAAATTAGGATTACGTGGTTTTCAAGAATTTAAACTAGCAATGATAGAAGAATTAGCTAATTTAGAACAGTCAAGATTAGTATTTGAAAATGCAGATATAGAAAGAAATAATGATACAAGAATGATAATAGAAAAATTAAGTAAACTTAGTATTAATTCTTTACAAGAAACAAAATTATTACAAGATCCTTCAATTATAGATAAAGTAGTAGATTTAATTAGAAAGAAAAGGGTAATAGATTTCTATGGAATTGGAGCATCACATATAGTATGTTTAGATGCACAATACAAGTTTATGAGAATTGGAAAAGTTTGTAATGCCTTTGGACCATTTGATTTACAATATATACAAGCTGTAAATAGTACTGAGGATAATTTAGCAATTGTTATTTCATATTCAGGTATGACAGAAGATATAATAAAGATTAGTGAAGTTCTTAGAAATAGAGGAATAGAAACAATTTCTATAACAATGTATGGTAGTAATGAAGTAGCATCAAGAGCAAATCATAATCTATATGTAACTTCAAGAGAATCACTAAAAAGAAGTGCAGCTATTTACTCAAGAATTTCAATGTTAAATTTAATTGATGTAATATATTTAAAATATTCAAATATGAATTTTGATGAAGTAAGTATTAAAATTAATGAAACAAAAATAAATAAAATAAAATAG
- the sppA gene encoding signal peptide peptidase SppA — protein MFNKEVINEDYTNVLISDIFIPSDDKFTNSIKYIDGKNITFSEVYNSLNIISGDDKVQKIFIDLDNTAFSASQLEELEPVFNKIKLANKKIYAYGSEINNTNYSLATYADEIIIPETQNADINLTGYSNKNMYYKELFDKYGFKMEVIHVGSHKSFGQNYKRNSISEEEKETITRILDKRLNLFIEKNANARKIKPEIFKEKLLNGEYAYISPEKARDLDLVDKIMFYEDLAEKIELRNDNTISLEDYSKKKIKEINTSSNKIAVIYLDGEITEQSNSSAPYISYSNFEQKFEKAEKINGLKGIVIRVNSPGGSAIEAKQIYNKIRKSEVPVYISIGNIAASGGYYISSAGNKVFINPSSLTGSIGVVSIIPKFSGALNKLGINIDGVEKGKYTNLLSPYKELTDEERNIYQRKLNDVYSEFKNDILKNNSKLTPESLEEIAQGKVWLGSEAIKLNLVDEFGGLQDTINALQKDLELDNNYNIVNIYSEKNYEDVFSMFDNLLIKLKLKNKKILVLNELEEKIQFIINQKGKAMYYSDILPFEF, from the coding sequence ATGTTTAATAAAGAGGTAATAAATGAAGATTATACCAATGTGTTAATTTCAGATATATTCATTCCAAGTGATGATAAATTCACAAATTCTATAAAATATATAGATGGTAAAAATATTACATTTTCAGAAGTATATAATTCACTTAACATTATTTCTGGTGATGATAAGGTCCAAAAAATATTTATTGATTTAGATAATACAGCTTTTTCAGCTTCACAATTAGAGGAATTAGAACCTGTATTTAATAAAATAAAATTGGCTAATAAAAAAATATATGCTTATGGTAGTGAAATAAATAATACAAACTATAGTCTTGCTACTTATGCTGATGAAATTATTATTCCAGAAACACAAAATGCAGATATCAATTTAACTGGATATTCAAATAAGAATATGTATTATAAAGAGCTGTTTGATAAATATGGATTTAAAATGGAAGTAATACATGTTGGAAGTCATAAAAGCTTTGGACAAAATTACAAAAGAAATAGTATAAGTGAAGAAGAAAAAGAAACTATTACTAGAATACTTGATAAAAGATTAAATTTATTCATAGAAAAAAATGCTAATGCGAGAAAAATTAAACCAGAAATATTTAAAGAAAAATTATTAAATGGTGAATACGCATATATTAGTCCTGAAAAAGCAAGAGATTTAGATTTAGTAGATAAAATAATGTTCTATGAAGATTTAGCAGAAAAAATTGAATTAAGAAATGATAATACTATATCTTTAGAAGATTATTCTAAAAAGAAAATAAAAGAAATTAATACTAGTTCTAATAAAATAGCCGTAATTTATCTTGACGGAGAAATTACTGAACAAAGTAATTCATCAGCACCATATATTTCTTACAGTAATTTTGAACAAAAATTTGAAAAAGCTGAAAAAATAAATGGGTTAAAAGGTATAGTAATAAGGGTTAATTCTCCAGGAGGTTCTGCTATAGAGGCTAAACAGATATATAATAAGATAAGAAAATCAGAAGTTCCTGTATATATATCTATTGGAAATATTGCTGCAAGTGGTGGTTACTACATATCTAGTGCTGGAAATAAGGTATTTATAAACCCATCATCTTTAACTGGATCTATAGGTGTTGTTTCAATAATACCTAAATTTTCAGGTGCTTTAAATAAATTAGGTATAAATATAGATGGTGTAGAAAAAGGAAAATACACTAATTTACTAAGCCCTTATAAAGAATTAACAGATGAAGAAAGAAATATTTATCAAAGAAAACTTAATGATGTTTATTCTGAATTTAAAAATGATATATTGAAAAATAATAGTAAATTAACTCCAGAATCTTTAGAAGAAATTGCACAAGGAAAAGTTTGGTTAGGTAGTGAAGCAATAAAATTAAATTTAGTTGATGAATTTGGTGGACTTCAAGATACAATAAATGCACTTCAAAAAGATTTAGAGCTTGATAACAACTATAACATAGTTAATATATATTCAGAAAAAAATTATGAAGATGTGTTTTCTATGTTTGACAACTTATTAATTAAACTTAAACTAAAAAATAAGAAGATTTTAGTTTTAAATGAATTAGAAGAAAAAATACAATTTATAATAAATCAAAAAGGTAAGGCTATGTATTATTCTGATATTTTACCTTTTGAATTTTAA
- a CDS encoding alpha/beta hydrolase, with the protein MKKYLLIFLLFLTTFVYSFKREDIKIFSKSMNKMIPVTVVLPDGYSKDNKYSVIYTLHGWSGSNKNFVEKTPIGELADKYNIIYISPDGNYDSWYVDSEVNKKSKYLTFISKELIENIDNMYSTIKESKNRAITGLSMGGYGAFFIGLNNQNVFGNIGSMSGGLIPEEFKGNWGISKVINNNWDDYNIDSLVHKLLFTKTNIIFDCGVDDFFIEVNRKVHEKLLSLNINHDYIERAGIHNWTYWGNSIKYQTLFFVENFNK; encoded by the coding sequence ATGAAAAAATATTTATTAATATTTTTACTATTTTTGACAACTTTTGTATATTCATTTAAAAGAGAAGATATTAAAATATTTTCAAAATCTATGAATAAAATGATACCAGTTACAGTAGTATTACCTGATGGATATAGTAAGGATAATAAGTATTCTGTAATTTACACTTTACATGGTTGGTCTGGTTCTAATAAAAATTTTGTTGAAAAAACTCCTATAGGTGAATTGGCAGATAAATATAATATTATATATATTTCGCCAGATGGAAATTATGATAGTTGGTATGTTGATTCAGAAGTTAATAAAAAATCAAAATATTTAACTTTTATTTCAAAAGAATTAATAGAAAATATAGATAATATGTATTCAACTATTAAAGAATCTAAAAATAGAGCTATAACTGGATTAAGTATGGGTGGTTATGGAGCATTTTTTATAGGATTAAATAATCAAAATGTATTTGGAAATATAGGTAGTATGAGTGGTGGATTAATTCCAGAAGAATTTAAAGGTAACTGGGGAATTTCTAAGGTTATTAATAATAATTGGGATGATTATAACATAGATTCATTAGTACATAAACTATTATTTACAAAAACTAATATAATATTTGATTGTGGAGTTGACGATTTTTTTATTGAAGTTAATAGAAAGGTACATGAAAAACTATTATCATTAAACATTAATCATGACTATATAGAAAGAGCTGGTATACATAATTGGACATATTGGGGAAACTCAATTAAATATCAAACACTATTTTTTGTAGAGAATTTTAATAAATAA
- a CDS encoding PTS transporter subunit EIIC, with the protein MDAKKISREIFEVLGGKGNIVSNSVCMTRLRVGIRETVDIESIKRIDGVLGVVESDTIQIILGPGKVNLVGEEFTKLTGISLGSFDVKDVANENKKINKSKHNGIVQQFLQKIANVFVPLLPGIISAGLILGLTNVINVTTKGAFAGHWWFAAIKTIGFGMFTYLAIYVGMNTAKEFGGTAILGGIIGALFVGNSAHPLLLKVNDVPLNLPIVNKAFSPGIGGLLASLFMGIIVAKLERSIRKIMPTMLDTFFTPLFTLLISVFIAILLIQPLGTYITSSIFIILDIVYNKFGIAGGYILSAGFLPLVSVGLHQALTPIHVLLNSPDGPTAGINYLLPILMMAGGGQVGAGLAIYFKTKNNKLRTLTRDALPVGILGIGEPLMYAVTLPLGKPFITACLGAGFGGLLASLFKIGTITQGVSGLFGLLIVKPGTWHLYLIAMVGAYIGGFLLTYLFGVDEERINEIYGE; encoded by the coding sequence ATGGATGCTAAAAAAATTTCAAGAGAAATCTTTGAAGTCTTGGGTGGTAAAGGAAATATTGTAAGTAATTCAGTTTGTATGACAAGATTAAGAGTAGGTATTAGAGAAACAGTTGATATTGAATCTATAAAAAGAATAGATGGAGTTCTAGGTGTTGTTGAATCTGATACTATCCAAATTATTTTAGGTCCTGGAAAAGTTAATTTAGTTGGAGAAGAATTTACTAAATTAACTGGAATATCTTTAGGATCTTTTGATGTTAAAGATGTTGCAAATGAAAATAAAAAAATTAATAAATCTAAACATAATGGAATAGTTCAACAGTTTTTACAAAAAATTGCTAATGTTTTTGTTCCTTTATTACCTGGAATAATATCAGCTGGATTAATATTAGGATTAACTAATGTTATTAATGTTACTACTAAAGGTGCATTTGCTGGACATTGGTGGTTTGCAGCGATTAAAACAATAGGTTTTGGTATGTTTACTTATTTAGCTATCTATGTAGGTATGAATACAGCTAAAGAATTTGGTGGGACAGCCATTTTAGGTGGAATTATTGGTGCTTTATTTGTTGGAAATTCAGCACATCCATTACTTTTAAAAGTTAATGATGTTCCTTTAAATTTACCTATAGTTAATAAAGCTTTTTCTCCTGGTATAGGTGGATTACTTGCATCATTATTCATGGGTATAATAGTTGCTAAACTTGAAAGAAGTATTAGAAAAATTATGCCTACAATGCTTGATACATTCTTTACACCATTATTTACTTTATTAATAAGTGTATTTATTGCAATATTATTAATTCAACCATTAGGAACTTATATCACTAGTTCAATTTTTATAATACTTGATATAGTGTATAATAAATTTGGTATAGCTGGTGGATATATTTTATCAGCTGGATTCTTACCTTTAGTTTCAGTTGGGTTGCATCAAGCTTTAACACCAATACATGTATTATTAAATTCACCTGATGGTCCTACAGCTGGAATTAATTATTTATTACCTATATTAATGATGGCAGGTGGAGGACAAGTTGGAGCAGGACTTGCAATTTATTTCAAAACTAAGAATAATAAACTTAGAACTCTTACAAGAGATGCACTTCCAGTTGGAATTTTAGGTATAGGAGAACCATTGATGTATGCAGTTACTTTACCTTTAGGTAAACCGTTTATAACAGCATGTTTAGGTGCTGGATTTGGTGGATTACTTGCATCATTATTTAAAATTGGTACAATAACTCAAGGTGTATCAGGGTTATTTGGATTATTAATAGTTAAACCTGGAACATGGCATCTATACTTAATAGCTATGGTAGGAGCATATATAGGTGGATTTTTATTAACATATTTATTTGGAGTAGATGAAGAAAGAATAAATGAAATTTATGGAGAATAA
- a CDS encoding DUF4300 family protein — protein MRKILITIITLITLFSCNKMVNKDKIMYSNLAGEKSQKFIKDVLLKNGIKEENVNSFLSQVNLFNDTVESKELIDEFKDIDNPEKITYNIEDMIDKLTEKYPNFVGCNCRITSFTLINDVINIENTSKINGSSNFLFLDKDSLENIPLNLNLEKDKFLALYTDIPTELTKDYNVHLKNIQNEWKNRKISFKDSNVSMISVVLHSDLDEPSMLFIGHIGILIKDNNKFIFIEKLSFQEPYQVIIFNNKVELNDYLMSKYDKSFDQPTAHTILLENDKLLETYKIK, from the coding sequence ATGAGAAAAATATTAATTACCATTATTACACTTATTACACTATTTTCTTGTAATAAGATGGTAAATAAAGATAAAATTATGTATAGTAATTTAGCTGGAGAAAAATCACAAAAATTTATAAAAGATGTATTACTTAAAAATGGTATTAAAGAAGAAAATGTAAATTCTTTCTTAAGTCAAGTTAATTTATTTAATGATACAGTTGAAAGTAAAGAATTAATTGATGAATTTAAAGATATTGATAATCCTGAAAAAATAACATACAATATTGAAGATATGATAGATAAACTTACAGAAAAATATCCAAATTTTGTAGGTTGTAATTGTAGAATTACATCATTTACATTAATAAATGATGTTATAAACATTGAAAATACTTCAAAAATAAATGGAAGTTCAAATTTTCTATTCCTTGATAAAGATAGTTTAGAAAATATACCATTAAATTTAAACCTAGAAAAAGATAAATTTTTAGCACTGTATACTGACATACCTACAGAATTAACTAAAGATTATAATGTACATCTAAAAAATATACAAAATGAATGGAAAAATAGGAAAATATCATTTAAAGATTCAAATGTTAGTATGATATCTGTAGTATTACACAGTGATTTAGACGAACCAAGTATGCTATTTATAGGTCATATAGGTATACTTATAAAGGATAATAATAAATTTATATTTATTGAAAAATTATCTTTCCAAGAGCCATATCAAGTAATCATATTTAATAATAAGGTAGAACTTAATGATTACTTAATGTCAAAATATGATAAATCATTTGACCAACCAACAGCTCATACTATATTACTTGAAAATGATAAATTATTAGAAACATATAAAATAAAATAA